The following are encoded in a window of Candidatus Hydrogenedentota bacterium genomic DNA:
- a CDS encoding sugar phosphate isomerase/epimerase: MPDKMKDLSRCCIHTMTTKPWTLQEAVDGYARAGVRGITVWREHLAPMGAAKAAKLLRDAEMKVVSLCRGGFFVASGAAAREEARAETRRAIDEAAEIGAPVVVLVCGASPEVDLPRARQQILDGIHILEPHAKAAGVKLAIEPLHPMYADTRSAINTLEQANNIVFALDTPWVGVAVDVYHCWWDPFLRAEIQRAGKSILAFHVCDWRVPTRDLLTDRGMMGEGCININEIRGWVEQAGFNGFAEVEIFSEQYWGWDQAKLVERVKRAWLNHV, translated from the coding sequence ATGCCCGACAAGATGAAAGACCTTTCCCGCTGCTGCATCCACACCATGACGACCAAGCCCTGGACCCTGCAGGAGGCCGTGGACGGCTATGCCCGCGCGGGGGTCCGAGGCATCACGGTGTGGCGCGAGCATCTGGCGCCCATGGGCGCGGCGAAGGCCGCCAAACTGCTCCGCGATGCGGAGATGAAGGTGGTCAGCCTGTGCCGGGGCGGGTTCTTTGTGGCCAGCGGCGCGGCGGCCCGCGAGGAGGCCCGCGCGGAGACGCGGCGCGCCATAGACGAGGCGGCGGAAATCGGCGCGCCCGTGGTGGTGCTGGTCTGCGGCGCGTCGCCCGAGGTGGACCTGCCCCGCGCCCGCCAGCAGATTCTCGACGGCATCCATATCCTGGAGCCCCATGCGAAGGCGGCGGGGGTGAAACTGGCCATTGAGCCGCTGCACCCGATGTACGCGGACACCCGCTCGGCCATCAACACGCTGGAGCAGGCGAACAACATCGTGTTCGCCCTGGACACGCCGTGGGTGGGCGTGGCCGTGGACGTGTACCACTGCTGGTGGGACCCGTTCCTCCGCGCGGAAATCCAGCGCGCGGGGAAGAGCATCCTGGCGTTCCATGTGTGCGACTGGCGCGTGCCCACGCGCGACCTGCTGACGGACCGGGGCATGATGGGGGAGGGTTGCATCAACATCAACGAAATCCGGGGCTGGGTCGAGCAGGCCGGGTTCAACGGATTCGCGGAGGTGGAGATATTCTCGGAGCAGTACTGGGGCTGGGACCAGGCGAAACTGGTGGAGCGTGTCAAGCGCGCCTGGCTGAACCATGTCTGA